ACCCAGCACAAGTGTCAGCAGTCATGTTACAACCAGGATTGCGGTTTCCATTTAAACACACTTCCCCTCACTGTAATTTAAGAAGGGTAATCTATGGAGGGTTTCGTTTTCCAGACAATTGGCATGAACATAAGACATCATCTGAACATGTCTTCTTTGAACACTGCTAGTGGTCTTATGTTGCTTTAAAAGCCCACTCACTGGACGTATTGCCAAACATTTATGACATCAACCTTGTTCTGTACATTGTccaaaccttaaaaaaaaaacagttaaatatttGTAACGTTACCTTGTGTTAAAACTAATAGGAAATGACAAGAAATtaagagacagagtgagtgtgCATTCTGATCCAATGCCACAGTTGTGAAACAAGAACAAATTCGTAGtgaactgacacacaaacaaaatgtaagaGAACAAGTCAAATCAGAGATGAATACATATTGTGAGCGGATATGTGTATCTGCATAAGGACAGACTATAGTCTATAGttttagctgctgtttttctctttaagcAAAAATGTGGCTAATACAGTGGATGCCTTGTACTTGTATTAACACCTCTACAAACGAGCCGTGGACGGATGTTCTTCCAGAGAAAGTGGCAAATGGCACGATTTGTTGTATATGGGGTTAAAGGTGAGGCTTCTCACTGTTAACATATGGACTCTTCAAACTGGTCACCACTGTTAAGCATTTAATGGTTAAATTGTTGAAAACTGGTCTTTCTGAGTCCGAGCAAAAACACGCAGGGCAAATGAAGAGCGAGAGCAATTCACCCCCGCAGTACAAGTCAGGTTTGGAGGAGCAGTTTTTGCTGAAGAACACCATGTTTGGAAGACATCTGCATGTTTACGCTGTTAAAATCACAAGAGCCACAGAATCCACAACGacactgacatttttgtgaGAGGGAGATCTTAAGACTCCAAGTGGGGTTgctgaaaatttttttttaaatccaaaattCCAGGTGAAATCTGGTCCTTTGATTATATTACACATATCTGGCTGTTGCCATGCAGTGATAAAATCAAGCAAATGAATCTGCAGATAAGGTGCTTCCTCAATCTTGCCTTCTCTTTCGttcatttcttctgttttgtttactgtatttttcctttcatttgcaGAGGGGTTTCTTACACTCGAACAGTAGTGGGTAGACCTGCTCCACAGCATTCGCCACATTCTGCACATTTGGTCCTACACATCAGTAGATAGGAGAGAGTGGGGTGGGGTGATTTAATGAGACCAAGTTTTGAGTACAACGCCATACAAAGAGCCCATAAACTATTTCATTCTTGAACAAAATTCCTTGAGGGATTGGGTTATTTACAAACGACTTTTTCTAGTTGTAAAAGACTATAAAAGTTTATTACAACAATGTGACCTCAATCCTTTAAGCTGTGtccccatgtgtgtgtgtgtacctgtaaCTGTGATGCTGCCAGTGGAGAACACTTGTATAGTGGCCTTGAGATTTTTGATCCTGTATGTGGCAGCAGGATGGAGCTCTGGTTCATAACtaacacacgtgcacacacagacagacacacacacacatacacacacccacaaacacacacacacacacacacacacacacacacacacacaaatacggTTAAGTACAACAGAGACTTCCCCACACATCTGAAATCAAGTACATATAGTTTTGAGACTGTTTACATGATGCCATATGCTAGTACTCCACATGTTGTCATATAATTAAGTGAACCAGAGGCTTACAATACCCACATCCTCCGTTTGCTCTACACTAGTGCACTGACGAGTGCTCTCACCACTAGAGGTCATTCTATACTAGCAAATACTGAATCACTAGTAGAATAAAGGAGAGAATTTAAACAGGGTTTTTGGCTTCATAATATATGTAATGCGGTGTGGCTCAAAATTGAATCATAATTAATGACAATTATGGGTAATTATGACATTGATCTTATAATGATTTATCCTTATAGAAGCACAATTTATAACTCAAAACTAATGAACCAAAGTAAGCTACAGGAAACAGCTAAAATCAGTGCAAAAAACGTTTTCTTAACATCATAGGTCGGGACAATAACAATGGGGGTGATAGTGTTGATTTTAATTAATATCATGATAGTGGTTGTGATGAACAGGACTGTATTACCTGGCAATGGGTCGGTTGTTCTTAGTAAAGTCTATGAGGTGGACTGCAAAAGGCATGGAGCACACTGCCAGCACATTCACGACTTTGAAGGCTGAAAACCTCACCTgaacagacaacacacacatgcagacacttACATGAATGTGTTAATACACATGATACATACAATACTTTTAGCCCCCAAAATTATaggaaaactttttttcacgTTTCCCAGTGTCGCCTTGTGGTAAAGACATACATTGCAACCAGTGCTGTCGAGAACagctaaaatgaaaattaagGGCACAAGAATCATTTGCTGCGTATTTTCCACTGTGCATTTGTGAACAAACTGAGTATCAAGCTTATGTACTTGTTAGACACTCTTTTATGTTTGCTTATGGTGCTACTTGTAGGATATGTAGCCTTAGGGCTTTCTGTGTGAACTCTGAGTGGCAGTTAATTAACACCTTCTTTGTCATCATAGTGTATCATGTAGCACATGTTAATCTGAGAGCACAGTCTCGTATCTGTCCTTTGTTACCTGAATGGACAtggtttaattttattgttaGTTAGATTTCTGCTTAAttgttgttgactgtttcaCACTCAGGTAGGGGGTATCGCTACACCCATTGgaattttatttgaagtgaaCTGTAATTACTTATATTGTAGTTATTCAGGTTTCTCTAAGAAatgattgtttgtttgattcGACTTATGCCTTTGATGTTCACTCTATTGCagaccacacacatgcacacatgcactccCTGCTGCCTCAAcaacatcaaaataaacattaaaaaaggacATCCCTTCTCTGGAGCCTGAACAGAAACTCAACCAGCAGTATTCAGAGTGCAAGAGAGAGAACTGAAACCACAGTAGTCAATGGCATGGTTAGCCTCCTTTGAACTCAGCCCAGATACTGCAGATACAGCGGTGATTCACTGGATAAAGCTTTAACTTAAGCAACTTCAAACCTCAGATAGCAGCCATTTTACATTGTAGAGCTACTTTACTTCAGTTTCAACCAGCAGTTTGACCAAGTtgcatgctgctgttttctttacaGTGAGGCATGAGACACGACCTGACTAAAGCAAATGTGCTTGGTCTAATGAAGCACAGAGgggttttcattcattaatgaaCTGGTGATAGGTCTGTGCTTCCCAGGTACAAACTGAAGCTCTTATAAAACTGTTTCAAGAAGAGTTTATGTCCACAATCTCTGCAATGACTACAGTGTGGAAGATGCTATGCTAACTTTTAGGTGTACTAACAAAAGTATGACGATAAGACACATGTAAATCATTCACCTGAAAGTTAATGACAAACCACATGCTTGATCCCAGTGcctttgaattaaataaatgtttacagaTTCATTCAATTAATaacataatgtgtttttttaggTTTACATTTAGTGAATTGTGATACAGAATTCAAAGAAATGACAGAAGTAGGATTTCCCCCTGAAAACGTTTCTGAAACACTTGAGAACATGAGCTGTAAAGGACAGTTCCAGTTTGATTTTTACTTCCATACAAGACTTTAGCATCAACTAGACAAACCAGAAATGCAATACCTGAACAGATATTATAATAGACCCTATATCTGCATCAAGAAGTAATCATGATGTTtctgcatgtttaaaaaaaacaacaaaaaaaacattttagtacTGTTAAGCAACAGCTAAGAGATCATTCTCACCTTGAAGCCTAGTTTCTGCAGACAGCGTGCTAACCTGCGAGCACCCAGCTTCGCTTCATCCTCACTGAACAAAAGAAGAGAGCAGGAGTGAGAGACAGCAGCGGTATAGATACTGTATATGGTTTAGCATGCAAGaaatataacacacaaacagtaagtgGCAACCTTTAGAGTGACTGTAGGTTCAGGGCCCCAATAACCACAGTCATCACTGTGCTAGTATACCACATATTAGCTGTATGACTTGTAGCAAATGTAATTACTATTTTTGATGTCAGCATTGTATCTATAAAATATGAGGCAAATGGTTATGTCACTGGCTTATAGCCAGTTAATGGGGGATCTCACTCAGTCAGCTAAAGTCAACATTACTGCACCAACAATAGAGAAGCGGCCAAGAGCAGCCAACACTTCTCTAGTGGGAGAAAATTAATGGCCTTTGGCAACCAGAACCCCCATTTAATGTGTCTTGTGAATTGTGTCTACCTTGTTGCTCCAGTGCAGATTATTTTCCCTGAGGACCAGATTGAGGCTGTTATCTTGGGTTTACGAAGCTTCATTAGGACtttctgaaaacaaagaggTTTAATTTCAACATGTCCCAATTTACATTCTTAAGATGAGCATAAACGTTTGATAATAAAGCCAGGTTATAAACATTGAAATATGTGGGCTTTCTCGAGTTTCTACAGGAAATAAATCTCTCTCGCTTCCCCAGACTTTAGCTTCCTTACCCCAACTTCCGGCTTATAGATGACATTGGTTCCCTCTAAGGCAATAGTGCGCAAGTTGAGATGGCACCTTGTCCTGAATGTGGCCACCACATTGGTGATAATGATATCAAGTGCCTCATCATTGCTGGAATCCATGAGGAAGTGTGCGGTGGAACAGGGGGACCACAGGGGCTTTCTCCTCACGCCgtcatcatcagcaccaccatcaccatTTATGGACGGGCAGGGAGACAAGATTCACTAAagagcaaaaaacattttaggatTTAGCAATTCTAAACTTTAGACAaactactttttatttttcagacagTATTTTTCACAGCTTTGCAGAAAAACTATGTAACGCTCTGTCCctttttaataatacattttgcaAAAAGCCTCTGCTTTGTCTTTTCATGAGTCAGATTGGTACTTGCACATTCAGTGCAATCAACCAGCACACAGACACTCCCTGTGTGTGGATATGTGCTAGTTCAAGCCTGAGTGCTGCTATACTTACAcatgcataaaaacgttaaaatgCTAGGATGGGGGCTTGAAACACCAGTTCATTTAGTTCTCCAGCTATGTGGGTTCCCTCTACTTGAAATGTTTGGAGTGGGGCTCAAAACACGAATCACACAGGCATCTGCAAGACATTagagaaatcattttaaacacttCAGAGAAtaaactgtatttctttttcaaagaaTTTCTTAGCTATTTTAACCGTATAATAACGTTAGCTTACCCACTACTGACACTGCGTTAGCCTGATACGTTAGCTATTCTCTACCAAATCGACAAATAATACTCCAAAGGTGAAACTCTACATGTAAGGCATTTTTGACTGAATTACGTCAAAGCGTATGATATACGCCGTCGCAGGTTTATCTGTGATGTAGGTTTATTTGCATTACAGGTGATGCATTGCTCATCTCAGTGCTGTATGTTACTGCAGAGAAACGCAACTGATAGACATTATTGTGAAAATGATGCTAGCTAATCTAGCCAGCACAACAAGCCGGCTGTCGTATGTATCGCAAACTGAATCGTAACTGCATGGACTCAGTTCTAGTTGTTGTGGAAAAAATTCTACAACAACGAACGgctaaaaacaaagaataacgACAACTCACTACCACCCAGCTAATGTTGTGAATTAAGCTATCCGCTAGCTAGCAACAAAGAAAAGTGCACAGGCAGTATGAATGAAAAGTTGTTAGCTACGCTAGCTTAGCAGGTTTGCAGTCAAACGTTACACTGAGGACGAGGTAGTTCCACTGTTACCAGGTGGAACTGcatgttaaatgtgtgtatctgaaatgtttgctttaattCCTGGGCTACCTCTTCAGCAAGTTCACTGCTGTAACCCCCAAGTCACAAAACAGCCAGTTAACGGTAAAATGTGTGGACAAACCCCTTCCTCCGCGGACTAGCAAGCAAACCACATCCGCTtttatctttcaaaataaaatcaactggCCAGCAAATTCACAATAATGATAACTTCCGGTTACAACTTTGAAAACAACTATAAAGATCAACACATCTAAGCCAAAGCTTTAATACTACAAGATGTGCATATACCTGCCGATTGAGATCATTTAAATTGCAAAACAAGCGCAGAACAGCTGCACAAACATAAGCTACAGATGGAATTTAGCAGCTGAAGTATCCCAGGTGCAagttgtgataaaaaaaaaaaagttaaaaagacaTAAATCCATGTAAAAACTAAATTCAAACAATGAAAAGTTGTACagtcagaaaagaaaacacagaggtatAAACACATATGACAAAAGATCAATTAAGGATTAGAACAGATGAGAGCTTTGAGGAATCAAAGCCATACAAGTGCAgtgattttatgcatttctttcttcctctacAGACTTAGATAGTAATCTATTTCTGCTAAGGAATATTTATTTCATCCTTCTGTATGACTTACAAAGACTGCAGTCTTTTTGTCATTGTCCTGAAATTTCATACTCAGATGAACAAGAGTTTTATCATGCTATTGATATCTGtaaatttacaaagaaaacaggCCTGATGTAAACATTGAAAATAGCTTGGATAAGCATTTATAGATGTATTTTAGGCAAATATAATTAATGTAGGACTTTATTCCATCTTTGAAAAATGAAGTGGTTGCTCATTCTTGCTAGcacatttttatgtgtgaattTGCTTTCAATATTAAAGGAGGTAACATTCCCTCTCTCTGGATTACATTCATTTAACAGCATTAAACCCAATGGCAGTCCTTTAATAACAGAGTTAAATATTATTGCACCGTAAATTAAAATTCTCAATAAATTGTTCATTTGAGAAATTACAACTTTTTCCAATCAAAGAGGTCCAGAACACAATTAATATTTGTGCCATGGCTATCTACCTAGAAGCAGCAACTAAGTTGGTCTAAGGTTGGTATCTTGCACCACCATGTGGACAATGGCGGTTGTCTTGTTGGAAAGAAAaccatttttttatatataatttgaGGTAAGGTTCACTGTAAATCCCAATTCACTCACTCAAAAGTTTATCTCTTTttattcaacacaaacaaaatgttgtgtCATAACTTTGTCATTTATGTAAGCTACAAGTAACATTATATATTGGAATTTTAAAGTCAGatcaacaacttttttttcatcattcagcTCAATCACACTTAACTCAAATATTTATTGGAAATGTATTAGTTTAGTACAGTACCATGAAAGTTATGAGTCTTACCACTGCAACAATTCCAGAGTTGCCCCTAATCCTGGTAACTGATGTTGAGGCAGTAGTATGTTGCAAACATCAGTACAAGAACATTACCAAAATGAAGTGTTCCGCTGTCAGGGGAGAACTCCTTACAGTacacaacagaggaaaatgtcacattttaagttATAAGATCAGTCTAACATCATGGcttacaataaaaagaaaacagtcataTCCTTATAACATTCATATCCAACTTTTACCTTAACTTAATTTTCCACTTTTCAAAACTGTACTTAGGACTACTGTTGAAATTATGAAATACTAAAATGTTTGGTGCAGATTGTTTAGTTTAgtgtagtttagtttagtttagtttgtttttactgGTCACTGTCACATGGTCAATTATGCATTCAGTGAACACAACGGTGCATGGGGTGCTTGGAGGTTGATCAACTTCAGACACATTTCATCAACCGTCAGCTACATCCTGCCCTGGTTTTTACTGAAATGGTTCAAAAGCAACATAAGAAACCTGGGAGAGTCAGTGTCTAGATGCTCATCTTCTCATGGGACATGAAACAATTCTTTGACATTTACTTGACACAGATTCTCTGCCAACATTCATATACCTTTGAGTTATTTTAAGTGAACCATTATACATCTCAAACAGATATGGCCACTCCTTTCACATAACAGGGGTTTCCATTCCACTCAGCTCACTCCAACTCATGAGCTTGTTTTGAATGTTACTAAAACCCAACCTAAACTATATTATGGTACAtggtattttttgtatttttttttttttttgtccttgctGGAAAAGAAGTCATAGTTTATTTGGTAACCACCACTAAGATATACTTTAATTGATCACATTATATTCTTTGTACATCTTCTTACACACTCTTCTGAGAAGCTTCAAGGCCTCTTACCCTGATATTATGGCTCAGAAGTGCCCATCTCCCCTTGTCCGCTCTCATTGATCACGGGAAAATGCCTGTCTTCAAGCTAGAATTAGTCACAAAGGCAGTAACCAATAGCAGCCCTTTCTCTGACTGAAAGATACCTGTCATTGTTTTTTCAGGGTATGCTCAATGTCTTCACCCGCACCTCATGGAGTGAAATCTGCATGGATCTTTGCAGGGAGACCTTCATATTGTAGCCAGAAGGCTTACGAAAACAATCATACCCACTGACGCAGGCACAGATGCAGCAATATTCATAAGTctgaatacttttatgaaaaaaaccTTTCGATTTTTGTGATCTGTGGACCCTTACGGACTAAAGGAATGtaaataatggaggaatggaCAGATAATTAGACATCTAGACTTACTAAAAAGTAAGGATCATCACCGCCTTGCTGGTTTTGTTGGTAAACAATGCTGGTAGATATTAATAgctaaatcatttttatgtgcTTATGGTTAGCGCACAAttaactgaatatttgaattgtAGAGACTCTAACTGATCTAAAGAGGTATAACATGCCTATCTTGACAAAAGTTGAAGCATTTAGAACATTTCAGAACATGTTCAGAACCTTCTGATGGGCCGTCCATGGGCCACCAGGCCCAATGAAGTTTATACATCCCCCTTGGGGAAGTTCAAATAGTCCATAGTTTGCACATGAGTGacaaagtcacaaagcattgaacaataAGTTTGTctcagccaggttcatcacttttttcatGTTCCCTGTGAACACTTGGTTGTTGCCGGTGCTACTGCACCAAGTTTTTGTATTTGGTTGTCTtttgagtatttgcagcacgttaCTGTATTTGCTGTGTATTTGCATTACacgtgttgtcaaactgataaagattttttctgaatttgcttgttttgtctatttgcatgtgttttcttaaattgcactgtgttgagctctcagggccacttTATCTTTCACCTGAATGAGTAATAATGTACATATGCAGTAAGAGCTCCCATTCAGCGATGCTGTATACATAACAGTACAATCAATATACAGGATTATTACAGGATTGTGGCAGTTTTATGCTGAGACAGCTAAACATTTCTGTATTCATCATAACttaatttttgtaattttatgtttttgttatgtaaaaaggaaacacaatttttaaaattatactgaaaaaaaagtgagtatttaaaaacattgagTGCATATTTTTACGACCACTTTTTAGTTCATTCAACCAAAATATAAGCAAGGTGCATGATGTAGTGTTGTTAATTGGCCACAAACTAATAAGGCTATATTGATTTTATAAATTCAAGTAAAATTAACTCAAAAATCAAAGATTGCTGACTTAACATAAAACAATTATGTCAAGCTCACGAGAGATGAGTGTTTGTATCAAGTGAtcattgttttttatgtcattttaacagTCTTTAACATTTGTTTGGACTTGAGCTAATAACTTAACGTTATTATTAAGCTTGTTATGAATTAAGATAAAAGTTATTTTAGTTAATTATATATAGTC
The window above is part of the Seriola aureovittata isolate HTS-2021-v1 ecotype China chromosome 19, ASM2101889v1, whole genome shotgun sequence genome. Proteins encoded here:
- the tbpl1 gene encoding TATA box-binding protein-like 1, with amino-acid sequence MDSSNDEALDIIITNVVATFRTRCHLNLRTIALEGTNVIYKPEVGKVLMKLRKPKITASIWSSGKIICTGATSEDEAKLGARRLARCLQKLGFKVRFSAFKVVNVLAVCSMPFAVHLIDFTKNNRPIASYEPELHPAATYRIKNLKATIQVFSTGSITVTGPNVQNVANAVEQVYPLLFECKKPLCK